From one Flavobacterium sp. N502536 genomic stretch:
- the tpx gene encoding thiol peroxidase → MASITLGGNPIHTSGELPAVGSQLADFKLVQNDLSVASLGNFSGKKLVLNIFPSIDTGTCATSVRKFNESASNLENTTVLCISRDLPFAQKRFCGAEGLENVVNLSDFQAGDFGKTNGLEIVDGPLAGLHSRAIIVVDADGKVVHTEQVAEIANEPNYEAALAAL, encoded by the coding sequence ATGGCTTCAATAACATTGGGAGGAAATCCTATTCATACTTCAGGCGAGTTACCAGCAGTTGGATCACAACTGGCTGATTTCAAATTAGTACAAAACGATTTATCAGTTGCTTCTTTAGGGAATTTCAGCGGAAAAAAGTTAGTTTTAAACATTTTCCCAAGTATCGATACCGGAACTTGTGCTACATCTGTTAGAAAATTCAACGAAAGCGCTAGTAATTTAGAGAACACAACTGTATTGTGTATTTCAAGAGATTTACCATTTGCTCAAAAACGTTTTTGTGGTGCTGAAGGATTAGAAAACGTAGTTAATTTATCGGATTTCCAAGCGGGAGATTTCGGAAAAACTAATGGTTTAGAAATTGTTGACGGACCTTTAGCCGGATTACATTCAAGAGCAATCATTGTAGTGGATGCTGATGGAAAAGTAGTTCACACAGAACAAGTAGCTGAAATTGCAAACGAACCAAATTACGAAGCAGCTTTAGCAGCACTATAA
- a CDS encoding FtsK/SpoIIIE family DNA translocase, with translation MAKTTKKETLDKKNESKTETAKYLKLTKQQKFVLGCLLVLFSVALLVAFISFYVNGQWQSDQSAVTQFGDRTEVVENWLGKFGAFLADLIVYRGFGIAAFVLVRLFFLTGMFLALELSTKKLKNIWFWDLFAIIIVSVLFGFFATSAPELGGTIGYELNLFLQDYIGKTGTLLTLLFGLIVYLIFKIKLSPEKIQSFFDSTKKEFSSELASIKKPQEAESAYNLEEFAIEEEDPELDNIHLKSDVSQFEINKEALKPTISNASEIDLNPVLKPVQMDVNPVTVKAPVHTEEFVIEKAEEEDIIEENLASRLVADFGLFDPTLDLSNYKFPTIDLLKEYSTGGITINQEELEENKNKIVDTLRNYKIEIAQIKATVGPSVTLYEIVPEAGIRISKIKSLEDDIALSLSALGIRIIAPIPGKGTIGIEVPNKNPTMVSMKSVIGSAKFQEAEMELPIALGKTISNETFVVDLAKMPHLLMAGATGQGKSVGLNAVLTSLLYKKHPAEVKFVLVDPKKVELTLFNKIERHYLAKLPDTEDAIITDNAKVVNTLNSLCVEMDNRYSLLKDAMVRNIKEYNEKFRARKLNPEAGHRFLPYIILVVDEFADLIMTAGKEVEIPIARLAQLARAIGIHLIIATQRPSVNVITGLIKANFPARIAFRVTSKIDSRTILDTQGADQLIGRGDLLYTNGNDVVRVQCAFIDTPEVEKITDFIGSQKAYATAYLLPEFIGEETGINLDVDISERDTLFREAAEIIVNAQQGSASLLQRKLKLGYNRAGRLIDQLEAAGIVGPFEGSKARTVNITDLSALDQFFNNEQN, from the coding sequence ATGGCAAAAACAACCAAAAAAGAAACTTTAGACAAAAAAAACGAATCAAAGACTGAAACAGCGAAGTACTTGAAATTAACCAAACAGCAAAAGTTTGTTTTGGGATGCCTTTTGGTGCTCTTTTCAGTTGCACTATTAGTGGCATTTATTTCTTTTTATGTCAACGGACAATGGCAATCTGACCAAAGTGCGGTAACCCAGTTTGGTGATCGTACTGAAGTTGTAGAAAACTGGCTCGGAAAATTTGGGGCCTTCCTCGCCGATCTTATTGTATACAGAGGTTTTGGTATTGCCGCCTTTGTACTGGTGCGTTTATTTTTTCTTACCGGAATGTTTCTGGCTTTGGAACTCTCTACCAAAAAGTTAAAAAACATTTGGTTCTGGGATCTGTTTGCCATTATTATTGTTTCTGTGCTATTTGGATTTTTCGCCACATCAGCACCTGAATTAGGCGGAACAATTGGATACGAACTCAACCTGTTTTTACAAGATTATATTGGAAAAACAGGTACTTTACTTACACTTCTTTTCGGGTTAATTGTATACCTGATTTTTAAAATCAAACTATCACCTGAAAAAATTCAGTCGTTTTTTGATTCTACTAAAAAGGAATTCAGTTCAGAACTAGCGTCTATAAAAAAGCCTCAGGAAGCTGAAAGCGCTTATAATTTAGAAGAATTTGCAATCGAGGAAGAAGATCCGGAATTGGATAACATTCATTTAAAATCGGATGTCAGCCAATTCGAAATCAACAAAGAAGCCTTGAAACCAACCATTTCAAATGCGTCAGAAATTGATTTGAATCCGGTTTTAAAACCAGTTCAGATGGATGTAAATCCGGTAACTGTAAAAGCCCCTGTTCACACAGAAGAATTTGTAATTGAAAAAGCGGAAGAAGAGGATATTATCGAAGAAAATCTGGCTTCCCGTTTGGTAGCCGATTTTGGTTTATTTGACCCAACTTTGGACTTATCCAATTACAAGTTCCCAACAATTGATTTATTAAAAGAATATTCGACTGGCGGAATCACTATCAATCAGGAAGAATTAGAAGAAAATAAAAACAAAATTGTAGATACTCTGCGCAATTACAAAATTGAAATTGCACAAATCAAAGCAACCGTTGGTCCATCGGTAACTTTATACGAAATTGTACCTGAAGCCGGAATCAGAATCTCTAAAATTAAAAGTTTAGAAGACGATATCGCGCTATCCCTTTCGGCATTAGGGATTCGTATTATCGCCCCAATTCCAGGAAAAGGAACAATTGGTATCGAGGTCCCAAATAAGAACCCGACAATGGTTTCGATGAAAAGCGTTATTGGGTCAGCGAAATTTCAGGAAGCCGAAATGGAGCTGCCAATTGCTTTAGGAAAAACCATTTCAAACGAGACTTTCGTGGTCGATTTAGCCAAAATGCCTCACTTATTGATGGCAGGTGCAACCGGACAAGGAAAATCTGTAGGTTTGAATGCCGTTTTAACCTCTCTTCTATACAAAAAACATCCGGCAGAAGTCAAATTTGTACTGGTAGATCCGAAAAAAGTAGAGCTTACGCTTTTCAATAAAATTGAAAGACATTATTTAGCCAAACTTCCGGATACCGAAGACGCCATCATCACAGACAATGCCAAGGTAGTAAATACCCTAAACTCTCTTTGTGTTGAAATGGACAACCGTTACTCCCTGTTAAAAGACGCAATGGTGCGTAATATTAAGGAGTATAACGAAAAATTCAGAGCACGAAAATTAAACCCCGAAGCAGGTCACCGCTTTTTGCCATATATCATTCTGGTAGTCGATGAGTTTGCCGATTTGATTATGACGGCTGGCAAGGAAGTCGAAATTCCGATTGCGCGTTTGGCCCAGCTGGCCCGTGCTATTGGTATTCACTTAATTATTGCCACACAAAGACCATCGGTTAACGTTATTACAGGTTTAATTAAAGCGAATTTCCCTGCGAGAATTGCTTTTAGAGTAACTTCTAAAATTGATTCCCGAACGATTCTGGACACTCAGGGCGCCGATCAGTTAATTGGACGTGGAGATTTATTATACACCAACGGAAATGATGTAGTACGCGTACAGTGTGCTTTCATCGACACTCCTGAGGTAGAAAAAATTACGGATTTTATCGGTTCGCAAAAAGCGTATGCCACGGCTTATTTGCTTCCGGAGTTTATTGGAGAAGAAACTGGCATCAATCTTGATGTGGATATTTCCGAAAGAGATACTTTATTCAGAGAAGCTGCTGAGATTATTGTCAACGCACAACAAGGTTCCGCTTCATTACTGCAAAGAAAATTAAAATTAGGATACAACAGAGCCGGTCGTTTGATCGATCAGCTGGAAGCAGCCGGAATTGTTGGCCCTTTTGAAGGCAGTAAAGCAAGAACTGTAAACATAACTGACTTAAGTGCTCTTGATCAATTTTTTAATAATGAACAAAATTAA
- a CDS encoding diacylglycerol kinase, whose protein sequence is MEFQKDNTFVTGRLKSMTYAFNGAVKLIKTEHSIMVQFSLGIIMTIAGFYFHISQTEWLCQTLAIGLVLSVEGLNTAVEKIADFIHPDYSKRIGFIKDIAAGAVFFAAMTAIAIGLIIYLPKFI, encoded by the coding sequence ATGGAATTTCAAAAAGACAATACCTTTGTTACTGGCCGATTAAAAAGTATGACCTATGCTTTTAATGGAGCCGTAAAATTGATCAAAACAGAACACAGCATTATGGTTCAATTCTCATTGGGAATTATCATGACCATTGCCGGGTTTTATTTTCATATTTCACAGACCGAATGGCTGTGCCAAACATTAGCCATAGGTTTAGTTTTAAGTGTTGAAGGTCTGAATACGGCAGTCGAAAAAATCGCCGATTTTATTCACCCTGATTACAGTAAACGAATCGGTTTTATTAAAGATATTGCCGCCGGAGCGGTATTTTTTGCTGCAATGACCGCAATAGCAATAGGCTTGATCATTTATCTCCCAAAATTTATATAG
- a CDS encoding LolA family protein — MKTKIQEIQNNSITKTTKKCIQMAVLLLLSFTSIQAQDKKAKDLLNEVTSKIKSYNNIVIDFKYTLNNAKENINQDSKGNVTMKGNQYVLNFMGVTKIFDGQKTYTIVPEDEEVTISKVNEKDDTAITPSKMLTFFNSGYKYNMDIVQNVKGRKIQYIKLAPTNSKDQRKEILLGIDVQTKHIYNLIETGKNGTKTTLTVNSFKTNQPLSKNQFTFVASKYPKYYINKLD; from the coding sequence ATGAAAACAAAAATTCAGGAAATCCAAAACAATTCTATTACTAAGACGACTAAAAAGTGCATTCAAATGGCAGTTTTATTGCTTTTGAGCTTCACTTCTATTCAGGCTCAGGATAAAAAAGCCAAAGATTTATTGAATGAAGTAACTTCTAAAATAAAGAGCTACAACAATATTGTTATTGACTTTAAATACACTCTGAATAACGCCAAAGAAAACATCAACCAGGACAGTAAAGGTAATGTGACAATGAAAGGCAATCAATACGTATTGAATTTTATGGGAGTAACGAAGATCTTTGACGGTCAGAAAACATACACTATCGTTCCGGAAGATGAGGAAGTAACCATTTCTAAAGTAAACGAAAAAGACGACACTGCTATTACGCCTTCAAAAATGCTGACTTTCTTCAATTCAGGATACAAATACAATATGGATATTGTACAGAACGTAAAAGGAAGAAAAATTCAATACATCAAATTAGCCCCTACAAATTCGAAAGACCAAAGAAAAGAGATTCTTTTAGGTATTGATGTTCAGACTAAACACATCTATAATTTGATTGAAACCGGAAAAAATGGAACAAAAACCACTTTAACCGTTAATTCTTTTAAAACCAATCAGCCTTTATCAAAAAATCAATTTACATTTGTAGCGAGCAAATATCCAAAATACTACATCAATAAATTAGACTAA
- the ribB gene encoding 3,4-dihydroxy-2-butanone-4-phosphate synthase translates to MSTTKIQLNTIEEAIEDIRQGKVIIVVDDEDRENEGDFLAAAEKVTPEMINFMATHGRGLICAPLTESRCKELDLRPMVTNNTDHMETAFTVSVDLKGHGVTTGISAADRSKTVLALTDSNVKPHELARPGHIFPLVAKQGGVLRRTGHTEAAIDFARLAGFKPAGVICEILNEDGTMSRLPELVKVAKKFNLKLVSIEDLVAYRMQHDSLIVKKEDFDIETRFGTFRLRAYEQTTNKQIHIALTKGTWNLGEPILTRINSSQVNNDLLGTLTNNAEQQLDDMFKVINENGKGAVLFINQDMTAVNLLNRIAELKALQAGGTMKAPKVIIDSKDYGIGAQILHDIDISKIRLVSNTEQTKRVGMIGYGLEITEYVSY, encoded by the coding sequence ATGTCAACAACAAAAATACAACTGAATACCATTGAAGAAGCTATTGAAGACATTCGTCAGGGTAAAGTAATCATTGTAGTCGATGATGAAGATCGTGAAAATGAAGGTGATTTTCTGGCTGCTGCCGAAAAGGTAACTCCGGAAATGATCAATTTTATGGCGACTCACGGACGTGGGTTAATTTGCGCCCCATTGACAGAAAGCCGTTGTAAGGAATTAGATTTAAGACCAATGGTTACCAACAATACGGATCATATGGAAACTGCTTTTACGGTTTCTGTTGATTTAAAAGGACATGGAGTAACTACAGGAATTTCAGCAGCTGACCGATCTAAAACAGTGTTAGCACTAACCGATTCAAATGTTAAGCCTCATGAACTGGCACGCCCGGGGCATATTTTCCCTTTGGTAGCCAAACAAGGGGGTGTTTTAAGAAGAACAGGACATACAGAAGCTGCAATTGATTTTGCGAGACTAGCTGGATTCAAGCCGGCTGGTGTAATCTGCGAAATTCTAAATGAAGATGGTACCATGTCCCGCTTACCGGAACTGGTTAAAGTGGCTAAAAAATTCAATTTGAAATTAGTTTCGATTGAGGATTTAGTAGCCTACAGAATGCAGCACGATAGTTTGATTGTAAAAAAAGAAGATTTTGATATCGAAACACGCTTTGGAACTTTTAGATTAAGAGCATACGAGCAGACTACCAACAAACAAATTCATATTGCGTTAACAAAAGGAACCTGGAATCTGGGAGAACCTATCTTAACGAGAATCAATTCTTCGCAGGTAAACAATGACCTGTTAGGAACATTAACCAATAATGCCGAGCAGCAATTAGACGATATGTTTAAGGTGATTAATGAAAATGGCAAAGGCGCTGTATTATTCATTAACCAGGACATGACAGCTGTGAATCTGTTGAATAGAATTGCAGAACTTAAAGCCTTACAGGCAGGAGGAACAATGAAAGCACCAAAAGTGATCATTGACAGTAAAGATTACGGAATTGGCGCTCAGATCTTACACGATATTGATATTTCAAAAATCAGACTGGTCTCTAACACGGAACAAACAAAACGTGTGGGAATGATTGGATATGGTCTTGAAATTACCGAATACGTTAGCTACTAA
- a CDS encoding LptF/LptG family permease, with product MKILDKYLLKTFLITFTTVFVILFFIFILQTVWLFISELAGKDLDLILVVKFLLFSMPRIIPLVLPLSVLLASIMTFGNLAENYEFAAMKSSGISLQRAMRGLIVFIFVLSIVAFWFANNVIPYAEYKFINFRKNIAQAKPAMAIAEGQFNDVGFYNIKVNKKSGENGNNLTGVTIHEKPNNTGENKTVIKAKSGKLMSNEKSSILKLVLNDGYYYQDVTPKKYEDRAKLPFIKGAFKKQIINIDLSELNKTDDDKENISNTNGMLNVSELRYTLDSLNKNLDNEIISFSENINQRVGIRKSPPTLKTAIKKKDLPNNLLSLYTTKEKSDVLKMATSNVTSNIYSIETTQNDLKDKQRDINKHLTALYEKFVIAFACFLMFFIGAPLGAIIRKGGLGLPIVFAVLIFITFHFINTFGKRLSQEGGMSPFIGSWMSSFILLPLAVLLTYRATNDNGLINFDAITTPISQLFQKISERFFPAQNQK from the coding sequence TTGAAAATTTTAGACAAATACTTACTAAAAACATTTCTGATTACATTTACTACGGTATTTGTAATCCTTTTTTTTATCTTCATACTTCAAACCGTATGGCTCTTTATCTCAGAACTTGCAGGTAAAGATCTGGATTTGATACTGGTGGTAAAATTCCTTTTATTCTCGATGCCCCGAATCATCCCGTTGGTTTTACCCTTATCGGTTTTACTGGCCTCTATTATGACTTTTGGAAATCTGGCTGAGAATTATGAATTCGCGGCCATGAAATCATCCGGAATATCGCTTCAAAGAGCGATGCGGGGATTAATCGTGTTTATCTTTGTCTTAAGTATTGTCGCTTTTTGGTTTGCCAATAATGTGATTCCGTATGCGGAATACAAGTTTATTAATTTTCGAAAAAACATCGCGCAAGCCAAGCCAGCAATGGCAATTGCCGAAGGACAGTTTAATGATGTTGGATTCTACAATATTAAGGTCAACAAAAAATCGGGAGAAAACGGAAACAATTTAACAGGCGTAACTATTCACGAAAAGCCAAACAATACCGGTGAAAACAAAACCGTTATTAAGGCCAAGAGTGGTAAATTAATGAGTAACGAAAAATCCAGCATTTTAAAATTAGTTTTAAATGATGGTTATTACTATCAGGATGTTACTCCGAAAAAATACGAGGATCGCGCCAAACTGCCTTTCATAAAAGGAGCTTTCAAAAAGCAGATCATCAATATCGACTTATCTGAATTAAACAAAACCGATGACGATAAGGAAAATATAAGCAATACAAACGGAATGCTGAATGTTAGCGAGCTTCGCTACACACTAGACTCCCTGAACAAAAATCTGGACAATGAAATCATTTCTTTTTCAGAAAACATCAATCAGCGTGTTGGGATCCGAAAATCGCCGCCAACCTTAAAAACAGCTATAAAGAAAAAAGATTTACCCAATAATCTTTTATCACTATATACCACCAAAGAGAAATCTGATGTTCTCAAAATGGCCACCAGCAATGTTACGAGCAACATCTATTCGATTGAAACCACACAAAACGATTTAAAAGACAAACAAAGAGACATCAACAAACACTTAACGGCCTTATATGAAAAGTTCGTTATTGCGTTTGCCTGTTTTTTAATGTTTTTTATTGGCGCACCATTAGGAGCCATCATCCGTAAAGGAGGACTTGGTTTACCTATAGTGTTTGCTGTTTTAATTTTTATTACATTCCATTTCATCAATACTTTTGGGAAAAGACTTTCGCAGGAAGGCGGAATGAGTCCGTTTATAGGATCATGGATGTCTTCTTTTATATTATTGCCTTTAGCTGTTTTATTAACGTATCGTGCTACTAACGACAACGGATTAATCAACTTTGACGCAATTACAACTCCAATATCACAACTATTTCAAAAAATTTCAGAGCGGTTCTTCCCTGCTCAAAATCAAAAATAA
- a CDS encoding acyl-CoA thioesterase — protein sequence MGTLEERIAKSETHIFKAVFPSTTNHYDTLFGGTALHLMDEVAFICATRFSRKKVVTISTGQIDFKKAIPAGTLIELVAKVISVGRTSCKIHVDIFMEQMYSELRETVVSGTFSFVAVDENKKPVPVLDDLD from the coding sequence ATGGGAACATTAGAAGAAAGAATTGCAAAATCGGAAACACACATTTTTAAAGCGGTTTTTCCGAGTACAACCAACCATTATGACACTTTATTCGGAGGTACTGCACTTCATTTGATGGATGAAGTTGCTTTTATTTGTGCGACACGATTCAGCCGAAAAAAGGTAGTTACGATTTCAACCGGCCAAATTGATTTTAAAAAAGCAATTCCTGCCGGAACTTTAATCGAATTAGTAGCCAAAGTGATTAGCGTTGGAAGAACGAGCTGTAAAATTCACGTAGATATTTTTATGGAACAAATGTATTCTGAACTTCGCGAAACCGTAGTTTCAGGAACTTTTTCGTTTGTTGCGGTTGATGAAAACAAAAAACCAGTACCGGTTTTAGACGACCTGGATTAA
- a CDS encoding IS1595 family transposase: MASIKYDFTSCYDAYDFSHVDYEEIYPDLEPTALQETCEDLLNKILVQYGIVLPKPIFVRFPDPVKLLTTRLRNIRKTLPITPKSIIFNKTKMSKHPDIELDTAQIFKSVHSMGKTLNNFKACREHLEKLRWNGEPICPHCGSQRENHYKIKGRTEEKFRYKCKDCRLPFTVIVGTIFEKSTIPLDKWFIAIFKFLTSKKGISSYQLMREIEVTQKTAWFMLSRIRNSVKMRDDFEFDGITQVDETFVGGKNKNRSKGKKIPNTQGRSPKTKTIVFGMLNNGIVYTKVVGDTTGATLKPIINDKVKEGSTIVSDGWKGYRGLDKYYDHKVIQHNLGLYKVGAYHTNGIEGFWGILKRGIIGIYHFTSKKHLHRYCDEFAYRYNISKMPLGEQFNFTLVNCDERLRYKELIAKV; encoded by the coding sequence ATGGCTTCTATTAAATATGACTTCACTTCTTGCTACGATGCATACGATTTCTCACATGTTGACTATGAAGAAATCTACCCAGATTTAGAACCAACTGCATTACAAGAAACCTGTGAAGATCTTTTAAACAAAATTCTAGTTCAATATGGAATAGTACTTCCTAAACCAATCTTTGTTAGGTTCCCTGACCCAGTGAAATTGTTAACAACTCGTTTAAGAAATATAAGAAAAACCTTGCCTATAACACCAAAAAGTATTATTTTTAATAAAACAAAGATGAGTAAACATCCTGATATTGAACTTGATACTGCACAGATTTTTAAATCTGTACATAGTATGGGAAAGACTTTAAACAATTTTAAAGCATGTCGTGAACACCTAGAAAAATTGCGATGGAACGGAGAACCAATTTGTCCTCATTGCGGAAGTCAACGTGAAAATCATTATAAAATTAAAGGAAGAACAGAAGAGAAATTTCGTTACAAATGTAAAGATTGTCGCTTACCATTTACTGTAATTGTTGGAACTATATTTGAAAAATCAACAATTCCCTTAGATAAATGGTTTATAGCTATTTTTAAATTTTTAACAAGTAAGAAAGGTATTAGTAGCTATCAACTCATGAGAGAAATAGAAGTTACTCAAAAAACTGCTTGGTTTATGTTAAGTAGAATTCGGAATTCAGTTAAAATGAGAGATGATTTCGAATTTGACGGTATTACCCAAGTTGATGAAACTTTTGTCGGAGGGAAAAATAAAAATCGTAGTAAAGGTAAAAAGATTCCCAATACGCAGGGTAGAAGTCCTAAAACAAAAACAATCGTATTTGGAATGCTTAACAATGGAATTGTATATACTAAAGTTGTGGGGGATACTACAGGTGCAACTCTCAAGCCCATCATCAATGATAAAGTTAAAGAAGGTTCTACTATTGTAAGTGATGGATGGAAAGGGTATCGTGGATTAGACAAGTATTATGACCATAAAGTTATCCAGCATAACTTAGGATTATATAAGGTAGGAGCTTACCATACGAATGGAATTGAAGGATTTTGGGGGATTTTAAAACGAGGTATCATTGGGATATATCATTTTACAAGTAAAAAGCATTTACATCGTTATTGTGATGAATTTGCTTACCGCTATAACATTAGCAAAATGCCCTTGGGAGAACAGTTTAATTTTACTTTAGTTAACTGTGATGAAAGATTAAGATACAAGGAGTTGATTGCAAAGGTTTAA